From Vitis vinifera cultivar Pinot Noir 40024 chromosome 5, ASM3070453v1, the proteins below share one genomic window:
- the LOC100247693 gene encoding uncharacterized protein LOC100247693: MEGGGEEVADDRAMNISLKDLSKKLEEFAKARDWEKYHSPRNLLLAMVGEVGELSEIFQWRGEVDKGLPNWDDSDKEHLGEELSDVLLYLIRLADICGIDLGDAAAKKIVKNAIKYPPKLF, encoded by the exons ATGGAAGGTGGAGGAGAGGAGGTAGCAGATGACAGAGCTATGAACATTAGTCTCAAAGACCTCTCAAAGAAGCTTGAGGAATTTGCCAAGGCTAGAGACTGGGAAAAGTACCATAGTCCCAGAAATCTACTACTTGCTATG GTGGGAGAAGTAGGAGAGCTATCAGAAATATTCCAATGGAGGGGAGAGGTGGACAAAGGCTTACCAAATTGGGATGACTCAGATAAAGAGCATCTGGGAGAAGAGTTATCTGATGTACTGCTATACCTTATCAGATTGGCTGATATATGTGGCATTGATCTTGGTGATGCTGCTGCCAAGAAAATTGTTAAGAATGCAATCAAATACCCACCTAAGCTCTTCTGA